The DNA region AATTCAGAGATAGCTTTTCTTGTTTTTTCTTCCCTGCCGGCAAGAATTAAGATCAAATCTCCTGCTTTCGCATTGGCAGCTTTTGCAATTAATCCTAATTTTTCTTCGTTGAAAAATTTGTCTACAGAACTTTTGAAGGTTCCATCTGCATTGCATTTAACATTGACTAAGCCCATCATACCGATCTGTGGTCTTTTTACCCATTCGGTCAATTCGTCAATTTGTTTTCTGGTATATTCACCAGCACCTGGAACGGCAATTGCGATGATGGTTTCCGCTTCGTTGAATACTTTGAAATCAACACCTTCAAATACTTCTGGATGCCCAGTTTTTGTTGGAAATGCTGCACTTGGAAATTGCAAATTAGCAAGTGGCATTTCAAATCGGATATCCGGTTTGTCATTACCAAATTGCCACATGGCTTCTTCCCAAGTCATTCTTGCAATCTCGTCCGAATATTCTATACCTTTTACATCTTTGAATACACGTTTGAGCAAACCTTCAAACATTTGTAAAATATCTTCTTGCTCTACGAAACTCATTTCGCAGTCAATTTGCGTAAATTCAGGTTGTCTGTCTGCACGTAAATCTTCATCACGGAAACATTTTACAATTTGGAAATATTTATCAAATCCACTGACCATCAACAATTGCTTGAATGTTTGTGGCGATTGTGGTAAAGCGTAAAATTCTCCAGGATTCATACGAGAAGGAACAACGAAATCACGTGCGCCTTCAGGAGTAGAACGGATTAAAAATGGCGTTTCAATATCCATGAAGCCATTTTCATGTAAATAATTTCTTACAGAGCGGTTCACTTCATAACGCAATACGATATTCTTTTGGATAGGATTTCTCCTTAAATCCAAATAGCGATATTTCATCCGAAGATCATCACCACCATCTGTTTCATCTTGAATGGTAAATGGAGGAACCGCTGATTTATTTAATATTTTGAAAGAATCGACTTCAATTTCAATTTCGCCAGTTGGAATATTGGGATTTTTGCTACTTCTTTCAGCAACTTTACCAACTACTTGAATAACAAATTCCCTTCCTAAGGGATTGGCATCCAATTCATTATTTAAATTTTCGCCAAATAACAACTGTGTAATTCCATAGCGATCACGTAGGTCAACAAATGTAATTGCTCCAAACTTTCTGATGGTCTGTACCCAGCCTGACAGGGTTACATGCTTACCTTCATCATTTAATCTTAACTCTCCACAAGTATGAGAACGATACATAAATTATAAATTTTCGGGGCTCAAAGATAATGACTTACCAATAAATTTGATGTCATATATCATATTAATAAAAAAAGAATAGTTGTATCAAATAAAAAGGCTTATTTGTTTGTCCAAATAAGCCTTTTAAGTATAATTAATTAGATATTATTCAAACGGGGTGACAAATAAATTTTTGGCAACTTCATTACTAAACATGGTCATCTTGCCATCATTTAAAGTAACAATCATAGATTTATCAAAATCATTGATTTCTTTTACTTCTATTTTATCATTGATATTCAATTGGATTTTATCCAAATATTGTAAAAATGCTTTGGATTCATTTGCGACTGCATTCAATTGATAAACGCCAACTTTATCTTTTTTGGATAAAGCTACATAGCTTGTCTCTGGTACTTTACCATTGGCATCTGGAATTGGATCTCCGTGTGGATCGAATTTTGGATTACCCAAAAAGTCGGAAAGACGGTCAATTAATTTATCTGATTGGATGTGTTCCAATTGTTCTGCAATATCATGCACTTCATCCCAATTAAAACCCAATCTTTCTTCTAAAAAAGTCTCCCACAATCTGTGCTTTCTTATAATGCTTAATGCAATAAGATTACCATTTTTAGTTAGAGATGCACCATCAATGCGAGTATAATCAATAAGTTTCTTCTCCT from Rhizosphaericola mali includes:
- the aspS gene encoding aspartate--tRNA ligase: MYRSHTCGELRLNDEGKHVTLSGWVQTIRKFGAITFVDLRDRYGITQLLFGENLNNELDANPLGREFVIQVVGKVAERSSKNPNIPTGEIEIEVDSFKILNKSAVPPFTIQDETDGGDDLRMKYRYLDLRRNPIQKNIVLRYEVNRSVRNYLHENGFMDIETPFLIRSTPEGARDFVVPSRMNPGEFYALPQSPQTFKQLLMVSGFDKYFQIVKCFRDEDLRADRQPEFTQIDCEMSFVEQEDILQMFEGLLKRVFKDVKGIEYSDEIARMTWEEAMWQFGNDKPDIRFEMPLANLQFPSAAFPTKTGHPEVFEGVDFKVFNEAETIIAIAVPGAGEYTRKQIDELTEWVKRPQIGMMGLVNVKCNADGTFKSSVDKFFNEEKLGLIAKAANAKAGDLILILAGREEKTRKAISELRLEMGKRLGLRNPEVFKLLWVLDFPQFEYSEDDNRWYAKHHPFTAPKPEYIDTMIHTSPVIDDPEHYLEHPFAAIKANAYDMVLNGSEIGGGSIRIFQKELQEKMFHALGLTKEEADEKFGFLLGAFEYGVPPHGGLAFGMDRLCSILGGADSIRDFIAFPKNNSGRDVMLDAPASIDQVQLKELAIKIDEISKA
- a CDS encoding metal-dependent transcriptional regulator; translated protein: MNKLTHTEENYLKVIHSLEIETSGKIQNLAIADKLEINPATVTEMLKKLQEKKLIDYTRIDGASLTKNGNLIALSIIRKHRLWETFLEERLGFNWDEVHDIAEQLEHIQSDKLIDRLSDFLGNPKFDPHGDPIPDANGKVPETSYVALSKKDKVGVYQLNAVANESKAFLQYLDKIQLNINDKIEVKEINDFDKSMIVTLNDGKMTMFSNEVAKNLFVTPFE